The proteins below are encoded in one region of Homo sapiens chromosome 8, GRCh38.p14 Primary Assembly:
- the ZNF706 gene encoding zinc finger protein 706, whose translation MARGQQKIQSQQKNAKKQAGQKKKQGHDQKAAAKAALIYTCTVCRTQMPDPKTFKQHFESKHPKTPLPPELADVQA comes from the exons ATGGCTCGTGGACAGCAGAAAATTCAGTCTCAGCAGAAAAATGCCAAAAAGCAAGCtggacaaaagaagaaacaaggacATGACCAAAAGGCTGCTGCCAAAGCTGCCTTAATATATACCTGCACTGTCTGTAGG ACACAAATGCCAGACCCTAAGACCTTCAAGCAGCACTTTGAGAGCAAGCATCCTAAGACTCCACTTCCTCCAGAATTAGCTGATGTTCAGGCATAA